The following proteins come from a genomic window of Lolium rigidum isolate FL_2022 chromosome 5, APGP_CSIRO_Lrig_0.1, whole genome shotgun sequence:
- the LOC124657207 gene encoding cytochrome P450 71A1-like codes for MPPYLVFAANVAVLLAFCYVIIKKAVGGSRNTLPPSPPSIPLFGHLHLLGRLPHRSLRDLQARYGTDGGLLFLQLGRRRTVVVSTAAAAADLYKNHDLAFASRVPSATVHKLSLGSNNVSFAPYGDAWRRSKKLAVVHLLSPRRAASFGPVRAAEAAALVAGVRRAAEAGEAVELRELLYGYSNAVVTRAATGTAGATAEEMKQLMVNSTALMSGLQLEDVLPDAAAKVVRWATGLEKRLDRQVEAWDKFLSEMIAEHLEKNCGGVAGEEDFLDVLLRLREEGTTGLELTDDRIKSIVQDMIFAGTETSSVTLEWAMAELIRNPGAMAMLRDEVARVSNGKPTIEEDDLSRMEYLKAVLKETLRLHPPAPLLVPHESTTAAVVQGYEIPAKTALFINAWAIGRDPTTWGDAAEEFRPERFLGGGNVMGIDLRGNDYQLLPFGAGRRVCPAVNFVLPMLEIVLASLVGHFDWKLPIGTRLDMSERPGLTTPPLAPMRLVPKCKTLV; via the exons ATGCCTCCGTACTTGGTTTTCGCGGCCAACGTCGCCGTCCTTCTGGCCTTCTGCTATGTCATCATCAAAAAAGCTGTAGGCGGCAGCAGGAACACGCTCCCGCcctcgccgccgtcaatcccgctGTTCGGCCACCTCCACCTGCTAGGCCGCCTCCCGCACCGCTCCTTGCGTGACCTGCAGGCTCGGTACGGCACCGACGGCGGCCTCCTGTTCTTGCAGCTCGGTCGCAGGCGGACGGTGGTGGTGTccacggctgcggcggcggcggacctgTACAAGAACCACGACCTCGCCTTCGCCTCGCGCGTGCCCAGTGCGACGGTGCATAAGCTCTCCCTAGGCTCCAACAACGTCTCCTTCGCGCCCTACGGTGACGCCTGGCGCCGCAGCAAGAAGTTGGCCGTGGTCCACCTACTTtccccgcgccgcgccgcctcgttcgGCCCCGTGCGCGCCGCCGAGGCAGCCGCCCTCGTCGCGGGAGTCCGGCGCGCTGCGGAGGCGGGTGAGGCCGTGGAGCTGAGGGAGCTCCTGTACGGGTACAGCAACGCGGTGGTCACCCGCGCGGCCACCGGCACGGCCGGGGCCACGGCGGAGGAGATGAAGCAGCTTATGGTGAACTCCACGGCGCTCATGTCTGGGCTCCAGCTGGAGGACGTGCTCCCCGACGCAGCGGCGAAGGTGGTGAGGTGGGCGACGGGGCTCGAGAAGAGGCTCGACCGGCAGGTCGAAGCGTGGGACAAGTTCCTATCCGAGATGATCGCGGAGCACCTTGAGAAGAATTGTGGCGGCGTTGCAGGGGAGGAGGATTTCCTAGACGTCTTGCTGCGGCTGAGGGAAGAAGGCACCACCGGACTCGAACTCACCGACGATCGCATCAAAAGCATCGTCCAG GACATGATCTTCGCCGGGACCGAGACATCATCTGTCACGCTGGAATGGGCCATGGCAGAGCTCATCCGAAATCCAGGTGCAATGGCCATGCTGCGGGACGAGGTAGCCCGAGTCTCCAACGGCAAGCCGACCATCGAGGAAGACGACCTAAGTAGGATGGAGTATCTCAAGGCAGTGCTGAAGGAGACGCTCCGGCTCCACCCACCGGCGCCGCTCCTCGTCCCGCATGAGTCGACGACTGCGGCGGTCGTCCAGGGATATGAAATCCCGGCGAAAACCGCGCTCTTCATCAACGCGTGGGCGATCGGGCGGGACCCGACTACGTGGGGCGACGCGGCTGAAGAGTTCCGGCCAGAGCGGTTCCTCGGTGGTGGCAACGTGATGGGCATCGACCTACGGGGGAACGACTACCAGCTCCTTCCTTTTGGCGCCGGCCGGCGAGTCTGCCCTGCCGTCAACTTCGTTCTTCCGATGTTGGAGATCGTGCTCGCTAGCCTCGTCGGCCACTTTGATTGGAAGCTTCCCATCGGGACACGGCTGGACATGAGCGAGAGGCCGGGACTAACCACGCCGCCACTAGCTCCAATGCGCCTCGTCCCCAAGTGCAAGACACTTGTTTAG